A window of Candidatus Izemoplasma sp. contains these coding sequences:
- the recG gene encoding ATP-dependent DNA helicase RecG has product MADLTTIKGIGPKLKMHLINQDIHDCFELLRQFPTRYEDFHIVTFADAPDQVRVTLKAQVISQPKVAYIRKNLNKVSFDALVDEHHLKVTIFNRAYMKQMLAPGVSIVMTGKLDRLHHAFTATTLKKEENFTNEIQPVYNIDKISNQRFQKLIEEALKTYGYMIKDDIPTHLRKKYKLVDMYTLLEYAHHPKTHQELRQVTRRLKYEELFKFQLKMQYIRLRNRRKKVTPKSYHLDKIKAFIKTLPFELTQGQKQATNEIIKDIKSPYMMNRLLQGDVGSGKTVVAAISIVAVLYAKMQVALMAPTELLAKQHYQTFKTLFKPLDFPVYLLHGKLSNKERQLILDDINTDTPCLVVGTHALFSEDVVYHNLGYVITDEQHRFGVKQREKFRQKGAYPDVLYMSATPIPRTLAISAFGDMDISTIKGKPKHQKPVETSLFKESNMDLVDKLITEELHEGHQVYVVTPLIVESDALQVKNAQQVYKRLSEIFKDYSVGLLHSKIQDDDKLEVMTLFREQKIDILVSTTVIEVGVDVPNASMMVIMNAERFGLSQLHQLRGRIGRGDLRGYCLLVYDDTSGDPERLRVLEETNNGFIISEEDLRTRGPGEFFGKRQSGVLNFQYADIIEDTKILQLAKEDALNILKDKTTYTNVEYQPLYQYLKKTLKKSIFD; this is encoded by the coding sequence ATGGCTGATTTAACCACAATTAAAGGTATTGGGCCAAAACTCAAAATGCATCTAATTAACCAGGATATACATGATTGTTTTGAACTATTAAGACAATTTCCAACACGCTATGAAGATTTTCATATCGTGACTTTTGCAGATGCACCCGATCAAGTCCGTGTCACTTTAAAAGCACAAGTTATCAGCCAGCCGAAAGTTGCCTACATTAGAAAAAACCTGAACAAGGTATCATTTGATGCCTTGGTTGATGAGCATCACTTAAAAGTTACGATCTTTAATCGAGCTTATATGAAACAAATGCTTGCCCCTGGTGTGTCAATCGTGATGACCGGTAAACTTGATCGATTGCACCATGCCTTTACCGCAACAACACTAAAGAAAGAAGAGAACTTTACGAACGAGATTCAACCTGTTTATAATATTGATAAGATTAGTAACCAACGTTTTCAAAAATTGATTGAAGAAGCATTGAAAACCTATGGATATATGATTAAAGATGACATTCCAACGCATTTACGTAAAAAGTATAAACTAGTAGATATGTATACCTTATTAGAATATGCTCATCATCCTAAAACACATCAAGAGTTAAGACAAGTTACAAGACGATTAAAATATGAAGAATTATTTAAATTTCAACTGAAAATGCAGTATATTAGACTACGGAATAGACGAAAAAAAGTAACACCTAAAAGCTATCATCTTGATAAAATTAAAGCATTCATTAAAACACTGCCCTTTGAGTTAACCCAAGGACAAAAACAAGCGACAAATGAGATTATTAAGGATATTAAATCACCTTATATGATGAATCGTCTTTTACAAGGAGACGTTGGGAGCGGTAAGACAGTTGTCGCTGCGATTAGTATTGTTGCGGTGTTATACGCTAAAATGCAAGTGGCTTTAATGGCACCTACAGAGCTATTAGCAAAACAACACTATCAAACATTTAAAACGTTGTTTAAGCCATTAGATTTCCCAGTATACTTACTACACGGGAAACTAAGTAATAAAGAACGACAACTGATTTTAGATGATATCAACACAGATACCCCGTGTTTGGTGGTTGGGACACACGCTTTATTTAGTGAGGACGTTGTCTATCATAACTTAGGATATGTCATCACAGATGAACAACATCGTTTTGGTGTAAAACAACGTGAAAAATTTCGCCAGAAGGGTGCTTATCCAGATGTGCTTTATATGTCAGCAACACCAATCCCAAGAACGCTAGCCATCAGTGCCTTTGGCGATATGGATATATCGACGATTAAAGGAAAACCAAAACATCAAAAGCCAGTCGAGACTAGCCTGTTTAAAGAAAGTAATATGGATTTAGTAGACAAACTGATTACTGAAGAATTACATGAAGGGCATCAAGTGTATGTTGTGACGCCATTGATTGTTGAAAGTGATGCATTACAAGTAAAAAATGCCCAACAGGTATATAAACGATTGAGTGAGATCTTTAAAGATTATTCAGTCGGATTGCTTCATAGTAAAATACAAGATGATGACAAACTCGAAGTTATGACCCTCTTTAGAGAACAGAAAATTGATATTTTAGTCTCAACAACGGTGATTGAAGTAGGGGTAGATGTCCCTAATGCTTCGATGATGGTAATTATGAACGCTGAGCGATTCGGATTATCTCAACTACACCAGTTAAGGGGACGGATAGGACGTGGTGATTTACGCGGATATTGTCTTCTTGTTTATGATGACACAAGCGGTGACCCAGAACGTCTACGCGTTTTAGAAGAAACCAATAATGGGTTCATCATCAGTGAAGAAGATTTGCGCACACGTGGACCTGGGGAGTTTTTTGGTAAACGACAAAGTGGTGTCCTAAACTTTCAGTATGCAGACATCATAGAAGATACAAAAATCTTACAATTAGCGAAAGAGGATGCGCTTAATATTTTAAAAGATAAAACAACCTACACGAACGTAGAATATCAACCGTTATATCAGTATCTTAAAAAAACGCTTAAGAAAAGTATTTTTGATTAA
- the rnc gene encoding ribonuclease III: MNELEKFFELSFNNDTLLRTALTHSSYANEHNVESNERLEYMGDAVLDVLMGEYLYAKYPKFQEGELTKIRAKNVCESALVEYAKKCHLKDYLLLGKGEEMSGGRDRSALQADAFEAFVGAIYLDKGLEEVRKVFDKVVVPTIESDDVDNFVDYKSYLQELVQSDKRSLEYKVVDEKGPSHDKTFVTRVYMDDILMGEGSGKTKKESEQHAAETALKKLAVRSMKF; encoded by the coding sequence ATGAATGAGTTAGAAAAATTTTTTGAGTTATCATTTAATAATGACACCCTTCTAAGAACAGCATTGACCCATTCATCCTATGCGAATGAGCATAATGTTGAAAGTAATGAACGATTGGAGTATATGGGTGATGCTGTTTTAGATGTCTTAATGGGAGAATATCTGTATGCAAAATATCCTAAGTTTCAAGAAGGTGAATTAACCAAAATTCGAGCTAAAAATGTTTGTGAATCAGCCTTAGTAGAATATGCGAAGAAATGCCATCTAAAAGATTATTTATTACTTGGTAAAGGTGAAGAAATGAGTGGTGGACGTGATCGAAGTGCATTACAAGCCGATGCATTTGAAGCATTTGTTGGAGCAATATACTTAGACAAAGGGTTAGAAGAAGTCAGAAAAGTATTTGATAAAGTCGTTGTTCCAACAATTGAATCAGATGATGTAGATAATTTCGTAGATTATAAATCTTATTTACAAGAATTAGTCCAATCGGACAAACGCTCTTTAGAATATAAGGTGGTCGATGAAAAAGGACCATCTCATGACAAAACATTTGTAACCCGGGTGTATATGGATGATATCCTAATGGGTGAAGGTAGCGGCAAAACCAAAAAAGAATCTGAGCAACATGCTGCTGAAACAGCCTTAAAAAAACTTGCTGTTCGGTCAATGAAATTTTAA
- a CDS encoding DnaD domain protein, whose amino-acid sequence MELERLKKLIQKNIIDFSELVLNNYYTLDLDETDAVILIKLHYLLQKNITFIHPKKLSDMLSITSPTTQRRLDKLIDRGFVKIELKKNGNGKETEVFNLDFLIESILKEEFKSKQDDTLVPRQSQEKELVELFEEEFKKPLGVLDIQTITKWLNEDHYTVDQIKDALFEASKQKKLSIKYVDGILLKQEEPEEKYNQTTLIEDLKKIWTE is encoded by the coding sequence ATGGAATTAGAACGGTTAAAAAAACTCATACAAAAAAACATCATCGATTTTTCTGAGTTAGTGTTAAATAACTATTATACGCTAGATTTAGACGAAACTGATGCTGTTATTTTAATTAAATTACATTATCTATTGCAAAAGAATATAACCTTTATACATCCTAAAAAATTATCTGATATGCTTAGCATAACCTCACCAACAACACAAAGACGGTTAGATAAATTAATCGATCGAGGATTTGTTAAAATTGAACTTAAAAAGAATGGTAATGGAAAAGAAACAGAAGTTTTTAATCTTGACTTTTTAATTGAAAGCATTCTTAAAGAAGAGTTTAAAAGCAAACAAGACGATACACTTGTACCCCGTCAATCTCAAGAAAAAGAACTGGTAGAGTTGTTCGAAGAAGAGTTTAAGAAACCCCTAGGTGTACTTGATATTCAAACTATTACAAAATGGTTAAACGAAGACCATTATACTGTTGATCAAATTAAAGACGCCTTATTTGAAGCGTCAAAGCAAAAGAAGTTATCTATTAAATATGTCGATGGCATTTTATTAAAACAAGAAGAACCAGAAGAAAAATATAACCAAACGACGTTAATTGAGGATTTGAAAAAGATATGGACAGAGTAA
- the plsX gene encoding phosphate acyltransferase PlsX, producing MIKIAIDAMGGDFAPKEQVEGTMLAIKHIPDIECTLYGDETEIRKYLTNDERITIVQTEGVIDMGEKDPIRAIRSNRKSSMAMALTSVRKKENDGIVSSGATQALIAGAHILVGRMKSMRRTAIAPLIPTVDRRNIILIDSGANIDIKPEYMVQQAHYAHIYAKEILGVDNPKVGLINIGTEVGKGRELDQEAYRLLQENKHLNFVGNVEPKQVLDPPCDILISDGFTANIVMKTIEGTAKGMGKMLKQELKRGILGKLGLLFSMPNLKRFKQRMAADEIGGAMIYGLRGVVVKAQGASKKKGFYNGIRQAASIIRQEVPKKVEAVLEGEKNE from the coding sequence ATGATAAAAATAGCAATAGACGCCATGGGTGGGGACTTTGCACCGAAAGAACAAGTAGAAGGGACAATGCTTGCGATTAAGCATATTCCGGATATTGAGTGTACACTTTATGGTGACGAAACAGAAATTAGAAAATACCTAACAAATGATGAGCGTATTACAATCGTTCAAACTGAGGGTGTCATTGATATGGGGGAAAAAGATCCGATTAGAGCCATTCGAAGTAACCGAAAAAGTTCAATGGCAATGGCACTTACCAGTGTCCGTAAAAAAGAAAATGATGGGATTGTGAGTAGTGGGGCAACGCAAGCGTTAATCGCTGGGGCTCATATATTAGTCGGCCGGATGAAAAGTATGCGAAGAACCGCGATCGCGCCATTAATTCCAACAGTCGATAGAAGAAATATCATTCTCATTGATTCTGGAGCAAACATTGACATTAAGCCTGAATATATGGTCCAACAAGCACACTATGCACATATATATGCAAAAGAAATTTTAGGTGTTGACAATCCAAAAGTGGGGTTAATCAATATCGGAACAGAAGTTGGTAAAGGACGCGAACTTGATCAAGAAGCATATCGACTTTTACAAGAGAATAAGCATCTTAATTTTGTAGGAAATGTTGAACCTAAGCAAGTGCTTGATCCACCGTGTGATATTTTAATTAGTGATGGGTTTACGGCTAATATAGTCATGAAAACCATTGAAGGTACCGCAAAAGGTATGGGTAAAATGCTTAAACAAGAATTAAAAAGAGGGATTTTAGGAAAACTTGGATTATTGTTTTCAATGCCTAACTTAAAACGGTTTAAACAACGTATGGCCGCAGATGAAATCGGTGGCGCTATGATTTATGGCCTACGCGGTGTTGTTGTGAAAGCTCAAGGAGCATCCAAAAAGAAGGGATTTTATAATGGGATTAGACAAGCTGCGTCCATTATCCGGCAAGAAGTACCAAAAAAAGTAGAAGCTGTGTTAGAAGGTGAAAAAAATGAATGA
- the nth gene encoding endonuclease III gives MDRVKKIIQELDNMFPNAECELNHTNSLELLVAVMLSAQTTDESVNKLTDSLFKKYTSVEDFANANLEELMEDIKQIGLYRNKAKNVKKMAKQLIDEFDGKVPSSQKELERLPGVGRKTANVVLSVWFDVPRIAVDTHVNRVAKRLKLAYQNDSVKKVEEKLMRKLPKDRWSDMHHKMIFFGRYHCTSRNPNCDQCPLKDPCRYPHI, from the coding sequence ATGGACAGAGTAAAAAAAATTATCCAAGAATTAGACAACATGTTTCCCAATGCTGAGTGTGAACTTAATCATACCAACAGTTTAGAATTATTAGTTGCGGTCATGTTGAGTGCACAAACAACCGATGAATCTGTGAATAAACTCACAGATTCATTATTTAAAAAATACACCTCTGTAGAAGACTTTGCGAACGCTAATCTTGAGGAACTTATGGAGGATATTAAACAAATAGGACTTTATAGAAATAAAGCTAAAAATGTGAAGAAGATGGCGAAGCAGTTAATTGATGAGTTTGATGGAAAAGTCCCTTCCAGTCAAAAAGAATTAGAGCGTTTACCGGGGGTTGGGCGCAAAACAGCCAATGTTGTATTAAGTGTCTGGTTTGATGTGCCAAGAATAGCAGTGGACACCCATGTTAACCGGGTTGCTAAACGCCTTAAATTAGCCTATCAAAATGATTCAGTTAAAAAAGTTGAAGAAAAACTTATGCGTAAACTCCCAAAAGATAGATGGAGTGATATGCATCATAAAATGATTTTCTTTGGTCGATACCATTGTACATCACGTAACCCAAACTGTGATCAATGTCCTTTAAAAGACCCGTGTAGATACCCACACATTTAA
- a CDS encoding P-loop NTPase has translation MTKEELKKALGSITDPSAEKTLAETNGIKHIDIADDVVTLIVGLEKTDDIYVKSIKRDLARKIKLDLGFKGVKAEFQLNKLSDSILSREVKYIGIASGKGGVGKSTVTANLAYALKRLGKKVGIIDADIYGSSIPTLLDMPIKTPRSTKDEKIIPFIVDDIEVISTAFFLPQNKPLMWRGPMLGKMLNHFFYDVLWADDIEYILVDLPPGTGDVAMDIQKLIPACEMIIVTTPHPSASFIAVKAGFAAKELKHELLGVVENMTQLVHKGEKLKIFGEGGGEEVANKLDTELLAQIEIGQPKDHRTIFDVKEDIGVSYLGLANKVLKANK, from the coding sequence ATGACTAAAGAAGAATTAAAAAAAGCATTAGGATCGATTACTGACCCCTCTGCGGAAAAAACATTAGCAGAAACAAACGGGATTAAGCATATCGATATTGCTGATGATGTTGTAACATTGATTGTTGGTTTAGAAAAAACTGATGATATTTATGTAAAAAGCATTAAACGCGATTTAGCCAGAAAGATTAAACTTGATTTAGGATTTAAAGGTGTTAAAGCTGAGTTCCAATTAAATAAATTATCTGACAGCATCTTATCAAGAGAAGTGAAATATATTGGTATTGCATCAGGTAAAGGTGGCGTTGGAAAATCAACCGTTACTGCCAACTTAGCGTATGCATTAAAACGCTTGGGTAAAAAGGTTGGAATTATTGATGCTGATATTTATGGTAGTAGTATTCCTACCTTATTAGATATGCCAATTAAAACACCACGTAGTACAAAAGATGAAAAAATCATCCCTTTTATTGTGGATGATATCGAAGTTATTTCGACAGCATTTTTCTTACCTCAGAACAAACCACTCATGTGGCGCGGTCCGATGTTAGGAAAAATGTTAAACCACTTCTTTTATGATGTGCTCTGGGCAGATGATATTGAATATATCTTAGTCGACTTACCACCGGGTACAGGCGATGTCGCAATGGATATTCAAAAACTGATTCCAGCATGTGAAATGATTATCGTAACAACTCCACATCCAAGTGCGTCTTTCATTGCTGTTAAGGCTGGTTTTGCAGCAAAAGAATTGAAACATGAGTTATTAGGTGTTGTGGAAAACATGACACAATTAGTTCATAAAGGCGAAAAATTAAAAATCTTTGGTGAAGGTGGCGGTGAAGAAGTCGCGAATAAACTCGACACTGAATTACTCGCTCAAATAGAAATTGGACAACCAAAAGATCACAGAACTATTTTTGATGTTAAAGAAGATATTGGTGTAAGCTATTTAGGCCTAGCCAATAAGGTATTAAAAGCGAACAAATAA
- a CDS encoding nucleotidyltransferase — MKATGIIVEYNPLHNGHMYHLNETKKLFPDRCTIAIMSGNFTQRGEPAIVDKFARTEMAIKAGVDLVIELPFVFTVQNADIFAKTSVHLLDMLGVENIVFGSETGDMTVLEDMLKQMDSKIYHDRVKYFLKQGNSYPTASALAMAEQGIDKGFDAPNNILGLQYLKAKKALNSKITFHTIRRQTTGYYDKIKQNASIQSATAIRGLIKNNESYERYVPKPVKSILDSHKSIDYNFFTDHFKYLINVIPVEDIGNLFNMTEGIEHRIKKMRHFSTTSELIEQLITRRYTYSSIKRTLAHLLCQTKETLIESFIPPYLRVLGMNKVGKEYLSQIKHDLEIPLITNVKEGIHPYLDHELKVSRIYSLASDKDVFKMEFDPTINLYIN; from the coding sequence CACAATGGCCATATGTATCATCTAAATGAAACAAAGAAATTGTTTCCTGATCGATGCACAATTGCGATAATGAGTGGCAACTTCACGCAACGTGGTGAACCAGCAATTGTTGATAAGTTTGCACGTACTGAAATGGCCATCAAAGCAGGTGTCGATCTTGTGATTGAGTTACCTTTTGTGTTTACGGTACAGAATGCTGATATTTTCGCTAAGACAAGTGTCCATTTACTGGATATGCTTGGTGTCGAAAATATCGTTTTTGGCAGTGAGACCGGTGATATGACAGTTTTAGAAGATATGTTAAAGCAAATGGATTCTAAAATTTATCACGATCGCGTTAAATATTTCTTAAAACAAGGAAATAGTTATCCTACAGCTAGTGCTTTAGCAATGGCTGAACAAGGCATTGATAAAGGATTTGATGCGCCAAATAATATTTTGGGTCTGCAGTATTTAAAAGCAAAAAAAGCGCTTAATAGTAAGATTACATTCCATACCATCAGACGTCAAACGACAGGGTATTATGATAAAATTAAACAAAATGCTTCTATTCAGAGTGCAACAGCTATTAGGGGCCTCATTAAAAATAATGAGTCCTACGAACGGTATGTTCCTAAACCCGTAAAAAGCATTCTTGACTCACATAAAAGCATTGATTATAACTTTTTTACAGATCATTTTAAGTATTTAATTAATGTGATACCGGTAGAAGATATTGGCAACTTATTTAATATGACTGAAGGTATTGAGCATCGGATTAAAAAAATGCGGCATTTCTCCACCACAAGTGAGTTAATTGAACAACTCATCACGCGACGTTATACGTATTCTTCGATTAAACGCACCCTTGCGCATTTACTATGTCAAACAAAAGAAACGCTGATTGAGAGTTTCATACCACCCTATCTTCGTGTTCTTGGAATGAACAAGGTGGGTAAGGAGTATTTATCACAAATAAAACATGATTTAGAGATTCCTTTAATTACCAATGTTAAAGAAGGTATACACCCGTATTTAGATCATGAATTGAAAGTCTCTCGAATTTATTCATTAGCCAGTGATAAAGACGTTTTCAAAATGGAATTTGACCCGACAATTAATTTGTATATTAATTGA
- a CDS encoding DUF6054 family protein: MDEDTRFIVVEKFFLRNSSRASLSIVISAIDEFSCKLEAVGSGGGQGMIFKFDWGAKESFENAIPRILSQNNISFNELQ; encoded by the coding sequence GTGGATGAAGACACACGTTTCATAGTAGTTGAGAAATTTTTCTTACGGAACAGTAGCCGAGCGTCTTTATCAATTGTTATTAGTGCAATTGATGAATTTTCATGTAAACTTGAAGCCGTGGGTTCTGGTGGTGGCCAAGGGATGATTTTTAAATTTGACTGGGGCGCAAAAGAATCATTTGAAAATGCAATTCCAAGGATACTGAGTCAAAACAATATATCATTTAACGAACTTCAATAA
- a CDS encoding helix-turn-helix transcriptional regulator, whose protein sequence is MMSIRRMRTVIKKRQHQELYENDFKDIGSFLKKTRKKQNLTQDDVAKGICSISYLSKIENNQIIPSDYYVNEIMNRLEIDDEIYVKSKQHKQYLGQIIEAFFYEQDDCIHQIYQDIEDIKHDKMINLVKLAYYIYFNDENHSAFVMMLEELVGNMTNLELKFYLLLASHYYMKKNLYRTALELLLISDEIITDNEYITAMLYEIKYYIKNRLLMSYSAQEDYKKALFYFQHYNAMKRMIRMGIEKVIQITNEHPDLALKLLMQLKKGIVQIDNIDTYHILEAEIYFKLKKYQKALLVLKGITDESKHFFRKMVLMYEIFYIEDDFDMIKHVKMILKDYHPTQEEMHHKIHWHYLTAYLNDKKEYLRDIAIPFSIKTENIHKLKYYIDEIIDICYETHRYKEGLTYLRKYEKELKKTQDLLG, encoded by the coding sequence ATGATGAGTATACGAAGAATGAGAACAGTTATCAAAAAACGGCAACATCAAGAATTATATGAGAATGATTTTAAAGATATTGGAAGTTTTCTTAAAAAAACACGTAAGAAACAAAACCTAACGCAAGATGACGTAGCGAAAGGGATTTGTAGTATCAGTTATTTATCTAAGATTGAAAATAACCAAATCATACCAAGTGACTATTATGTTAATGAGATCATGAATAGATTAGAGATTGATGATGAAATCTATGTTAAAAGTAAGCAACATAAACAGTATTTAGGTCAAATTATCGAAGCTTTCTTTTATGAACAAGATGACTGTATTCATCAAATCTATCAAGATATTGAAGACATCAAACATGATAAGATGATTAACTTAGTTAAGTTAGCTTATTATATCTATTTTAATGATGAAAATCATTCAGCCTTCGTCATGATGTTAGAAGAATTAGTGGGAAATATGACAAATTTAGAGTTGAAATTCTATTTGCTTTTGGCATCACATTATTATATGAAGAAAAATCTTTACCGTACGGCATTAGAACTTTTACTCATCAGTGATGAAATTATCACAGATAACGAATATATAACGGCCATGTTATATGAGATTAAATATTACATCAAGAATCGATTACTCATGTCATATTCTGCGCAAGAAGATTACAAAAAAGCATTGTTCTACTTTCAGCACTATAATGCCATGAAAAGAATGATACGCATGGGTATTGAGAAAGTGATACAGATTACTAATGAACATCCTGATTTGGCTTTAAAACTTTTGATGCAACTAAAAAAAGGTATTGTTCAAATTGATAATATCGATACCTATCATATTTTAGAAGCTGAAATATATTTTAAGCTTAAGAAATATCAAAAAGCGTTACTTGTTTTAAAAGGTATTACCGATGAATCCAAACATTTTTTTCGTAAAATGGTCTTAATGTATGAAATCTTCTACATTGAAGATGATTTTGATATGATCAAGCATGTTAAAATGATTTTAAAAGACTATCATCCGACCCAAGAAGAAATGCATCACAAAATTCATTGGCATTATTTAACTGCTTATTTAAATGATAAAAAAGAGTATTTGCGAGATATAGCGATTCCATTTTCAATCAAAACAGAGAATATTCACAAACTCAAATATTACATCGATGAAATTATCGACATTTGTTATGAGACACATCGATATAAAGAAGGATTAACCTATTTACGGAAATATGAAAAGGAATTGAAAAAGACGCAAGATTTATTGGGTTAA
- a CDS encoding MATE family efflux transporter, with translation MQTEKSKQLGNKNIHKLLISLAIPATLGMMINALYNLADTIFVGRGVGEIAIGALSLAFPVQMIIMSAGLMIGVGSASVFSRAYGRNDEDTMNVTVNTALRVNIILASTLTILGFIFIDELLLFFRATESNIGYAKDYLSIVLLGLVPLTLSMVLNNLTRAEGRVRVAMYSMVIGAGLNIILDPFFIFDELVIFGLNFPTLGLGVKGAAIATVIAQVVRFFYIFLMTFRPDSVLYINLKKLVVFNFTIMKEIFLVGVPTFLRNAIGAFLTIFIFIMIEQYTSGDHAIYVSIFGVINRIILFLFMPAFGLVQGLAPIAGYNYGAKNYRRLIDVSKFAAKILLAYFTITFIAVQLFAPYIFTLFNSDSNDFFIHYGSNTMKIISIGFSLVSFQILMSSIYQSFGYAKRAMFVALSRQFILFVPLVFLFTYFFELQGLWYTFFVADILSGLLALAMFLYEMHILKKKANYA, from the coding sequence ATGCAAACGGAAAAATCAAAACAATTAGGTAATAAGAATATCCATAAATTATTAATATCATTAGCTATTCCAGCAACACTTGGAATGATGATTAACGCATTATACAATTTAGCTGATACAATATTTGTTGGTCGTGGTGTTGGTGAAATAGCTATTGGTGCACTATCGCTTGCGTTTCCTGTACAAATGATTATAATGTCTGCCGGACTTATGATTGGAGTCGGGAGCGCTAGTGTCTTTTCTAGAGCTTACGGTCGTAATGATGAAGATACGATGAATGTAACTGTCAATACAGCATTGCGAGTTAATATTATCCTGGCATCAACACTGACCATATTAGGCTTTATTTTCATTGATGAGTTATTACTATTCTTTAGAGCAACTGAATCCAACATAGGGTATGCTAAAGACTATTTATCGATTGTTTTACTTGGGCTGGTTCCCTTAACCTTATCAATGGTTCTAAACAATCTTACGCGCGCTGAAGGTCGTGTACGTGTTGCTATGTACTCAATGGTCATTGGTGCTGGATTGAATATTATATTAGACCCCTTTTTCATTTTTGATGAACTCGTGATTTTCGGACTGAACTTCCCCACTTTAGGACTTGGTGTAAAAGGGGCTGCAATCGCAACCGTCATTGCTCAAGTAGTCCGCTTTTTCTATATTTTTCTTATGACATTTAGACCTGATTCGGTACTATACATCAATTTAAAAAAACTTGTTGTATTTAACTTTACAATAATGAAAGAGATTTTCTTAGTGGGTGTCCCAACGTTTTTGAGAAATGCCATAGGGGCTTTTCTAACGATATTTATCTTTATAATGATTGAGCAATATACAAGCGGTGATCATGCGATATACGTATCTATTTTTGGTGTAATCAATCGGATTATCTTATTCTTATTTATGCCTGCCTTTGGATTAGTCCAAGGCTTAGCACCGATTGCTGGATACAATTATGGTGCTAAAAACTATCGAAGATTAATTGATGTAAGCAAGTTTGCAGCTAAAATATTGCTTGCTTACTTCACAATAACATTTATTGCCGTCCAACTATTCGCACCTTATATCTTTACACTCTTTAATTCAGATAGTAATGATTTCTTTATTCATTATGGATCTAACACCATGAAAATTATTTCGATTGGATTTTCACTTGTCAGTTTCCAAATATTAATGTCGAGTATCTATCAATCTTTTGGGTATGCTAAACGGGCAATGTTTGTTGCCTTATCACGACAGTTTATCTTGTTTGTCCCGCTAGTCTTCCTATTCACCTATTTCTTTGAACTTCAAGGCCTATGGTATACGTTCTTTGTTGCTGATATATTATCAGGATTACTCGCTCTAGCAATGTTTTTATATGAAATGCATATTTTAAAGAAAAAAGCAAATTATGCCTAG